One genomic window of Neisseria sp. oral taxon 014 str. F0314 includes the following:
- a CDS encoding nitroreductase family protein, with protein MSLTDLLNRRRSVRHYDETPVDADTVRRCLQTAQLAPSSSNMQLYEFYHVTDPAVLKRLAAACLSQRAAETAQQAVVFVTRQDLHRRRAQAVSEFERGNIERNSPPEKHAKRIKASEMYYGRMLPFLYSRCFGLFGAFRVALAWCIGLFRPVMRDLSENDMRNVVHKSCGLAAQTFMLAMAEADYDTCPLEGLDSRMVKRILKLPRGAEINMIVVCGIRKPGRGIWGERFRLPFEEVYRRI; from the coding sequence ATGAGCCTGACCGACTTGCTGAACCGCCGCCGTTCGGTTCGTCATTACGACGAAACCCCTGTTGACGCCGATACCGTCCGCCGTTGCCTGCAAACCGCGCAGCTTGCGCCCAGCAGCTCGAATATGCAGCTTTACGAGTTTTACCATGTTACCGATCCCGCCGTTTTAAAACGGCTCGCCGCAGCTTGTTTGAGCCAGCGGGCGGCGGAAACCGCGCAGCAGGCGGTTGTGTTCGTTACCCGCCAAGATTTGCACCGCCGCCGCGCGCAGGCCGTATCTGAATTTGAACGCGGCAACATCGAACGCAACAGCCCGCCCGAAAAACACGCGAAGCGGATAAAGGCCAGCGAAATGTATTACGGCAGGATGCTGCCCTTCCTGTATAGCCGCTGTTTCGGCCTGTTCGGCGCGTTCCGCGTGGCCTTGGCTTGGTGTATCGGGCTGTTTCGTCCGGTTATGCGCGATTTGTCCGAAAACGATATGCGCAACGTTGTTCACAAAAGCTGCGGTCTGGCCGCGCAAACCTTTATGCTGGCGATGGCGGAGGCAGACTACGACACTTGTCCGCTGGAAGGGTTGGACAGCCGCATGGTCAAACGCATCCTCAAGCTGCCGCGCGGTGCGGAAATCAATATGATAGTCGTCTGCGGCATCCGCAAGCCCGGCCGCGGTATTTGGGGCGAGCGTTTCAGATTGCCGTTTGAAGAGGTATACCGGCGGATTTGA
- a CDS encoding ABC transporter permease yields MRTLKNILTLMLKEFRSVLTDPVLMVLIGYIFTATIYQMAQVGADLKNATVGIIDQDRSVLSMRIRDAVQHPFFKPVEDVRREDSDELMDKGEFTFILEVPPNFQRDMAAGRNPDLQLLVDATSMTQAGVGASYLSQIINREIYEFTGAPRPELINPVINTYYNPNGESAWFMPTSQIGSMSCMLLILLTGAAVIRERERGTIEHLLVMPVNAFELMMGKVLANAAVIWVAALSSLWFIVHLSIGVPLIGSVPLYAVGLALFLFSVASLGIMIATFASTMGQFGMLMLPVYIVMNLFAGGASPRSNMPHAAQLISEYWPLTQFVKFSQDILFRGAGIEIVWGHMLIMGCIGVGFLWLALLRFQGMLERQG; encoded by the coding sequence ATGCGTACCCTGAAAAACATTCTGACCCTGATGCTCAAAGAGTTCCGCAGCGTGCTGACTGATCCGGTGCTGATGGTGCTGATTGGGTATATCTTTACCGCTACGATTTATCAGATGGCGCAGGTGGGCGCGGATTTGAAAAATGCCACCGTCGGCATCATCGACCAAGACCGTTCGGTTTTGTCCATGCGTATCCGCGATGCCGTGCAACATCCGTTTTTCAAACCGGTAGAGGACGTGCGGCGCGAGGATTCGGACGAATTGATGGATAAGGGCGAGTTCACCTTTATTTTGGAAGTGCCGCCCAATTTTCAGCGCGACATGGCGGCGGGGCGCAATCCTGATTTGCAGCTTTTGGTTGACGCGACGTCGATGACGCAGGCGGGGGTGGGCGCGTCGTATCTTTCACAAATTATCAACCGCGAAATTTACGAATTCACCGGCGCGCCGCGGCCGGAGTTAATCAACCCCGTCATCAATACTTATTACAATCCCAACGGCGAGAGCGCGTGGTTCATGCCGACTTCGCAAATCGGCTCGATGTCGTGTATGTTGCTGATTTTATTGACAGGGGCGGCGGTTATCCGCGAACGCGAACGCGGCACAATCGAGCATTTGCTGGTGATGCCGGTCAATGCGTTTGAACTGATGATGGGCAAAGTGCTGGCAAATGCCGCCGTGATTTGGGTGGCAGCATTGTCGTCGCTGTGGTTTATCGTGCATTTGAGCATAGGCGTGCCGCTCATCGGCTCGGTGCCGCTTTATGCGGTAGGGCTGGCGTTGTTCCTGTTTTCGGTGGCGTCACTGGGCATCATGATTGCCACGTTCGCATCGACGATGGGGCAGTTCGGTATGCTGATGCTGCCGGTGTATATCGTGATGAACCTGTTTGCCGGCGGCGCATCCCCGCGCAGCAACATGCCACACGCGGCGCAACTGATCAGCGAATATTGGCCGCTGACGCAATTCGTCAAATTTTCGCAAGACATCCTGTTCCGCGGCGCAGGGATTGAAATCGTCTGGGGACATATGCTAATCATGGGCTGTATCGGCGTAGGATTCTTATGGCTGGCATTGTTGCGGTTTCAAGGGATGTTGGAGAGACAGGGTTGA
- a CDS encoding TolC family protein: MKFNQIHLLCIAAALALAACKNTEVPLNSQVQLPQAFTQDAAAKGDADIGTWWQQWNDPVLSGLIAQGLAQGHDVKIAVSRLNEARAVAGAARADLGPTVGLSGKVGANYSKMDNPLDSNARALLSRYPQASSLNGDTIESTGTSMYGGLTASWEPDIFGKKRSDADAARYAALGQQELAYGAQMLVAGDIADNYFKARAAQGRLKTADQTVATLRRMVRYIEGRFKAGHVSGYEVNEAKVQLTAAEAKRATIGAEYAAYVRSIAVLTGNVPQTFTLPESSADVLARQPSAPGGQTPQGLLERRPDLRAQAAQVNAYAAKFASAKADLLPRFTISFMGQGGRIGVDGDRSLTGWASLLSVGIQMPLFTNGRIKANIKAADARLQTALLEYDKRLLTALGEVDSAYQGVESLSRQTELLQTAHNQAARHAADTEKMFRNGYKTLDVALKAHIAEGQMQENLISARLARVQMLVSLYKALGGGWSAK, from the coding sequence ATGAAATTCAATCAAATCCATTTATTGTGTATTGCCGCAGCCTTGGCGCTTGCTGCCTGCAAAAATACTGAAGTTCCGTTAAACAGTCAGGTTCAATTACCCCAGGCGTTTACGCAGGATGCGGCGGCGAAGGGCGATGCGGACATCGGGACGTGGTGGCAGCAGTGGAACGATCCGGTGTTAAGCGGATTAATCGCGCAGGGTTTGGCGCAGGGGCATGATGTGAAAATCGCCGTCAGCCGTCTGAACGAAGCCCGTGCCGTCGCGGGGGCGGCGCGTGCCGATTTGGGGCCGACCGTCGGACTGAGCGGCAAGGTGGGGGCGAATTACAGCAAAATGGATAACCCGCTCGACAGCAATGCCAGGGCGTTGCTCTCGCGTTATCCGCAGGCCTCGTCTTTAAACGGCGATACTATCGAGTCCACAGGCACCAGTATGTACGGCGGACTGACCGCTTCGTGGGAGCCGGATATTTTTGGCAAGAAACGCAGCGATGCCGATGCCGCCCGTTATGCCGCACTCGGACAACAAGAGCTGGCGTATGGCGCGCAAATGCTGGTGGCGGGCGATATTGCCGACAATTATTTCAAAGCGCGTGCAGCACAAGGCCGTCTGAAAACCGCCGACCAAACCGTTGCCACCTTGCGGCGTATGGTGCGCTACATCGAAGGGCGTTTTAAGGCGGGACATGTCAGCGGCTATGAAGTGAACGAGGCGAAAGTGCAACTGACCGCGGCGGAAGCCAAACGCGCCACGATAGGGGCGGAATACGCCGCTTATGTGCGCAGTATCGCCGTTTTGACCGGCAACGTGCCGCAGACGTTTACGCTGCCCGAATCGTCTGCCGATGTGTTGGCGCGCCAACCCTCCGCACCGGGCGGGCAGACGCCGCAAGGTTTGCTGGAACGCCGCCCCGACCTGCGCGCACAGGCGGCGCAAGTCAATGCCTATGCCGCTAAATTCGCCAGTGCCAAAGCCGATTTGCTGCCGCGCTTCACCATCAGTTTTATGGGGCAGGGCGGACGCATCGGTGTCGACGGCGACCGTTCGCTGACCGGCTGGGCAAGTTTGCTGTCGGTAGGTATACAGATGCCGCTGTTCACCAACGGCCGCATCAAAGCCAATATCAAAGCCGCCGACGCGCGTCTTCAGACGGCATTGCTGGAATACGACAAACGGCTCCTGACCGCGCTGGGCGAAGTCGATAGTGCGTATCAAGGCGTGGAATCGCTAAGCCGTCAAACCGAACTGCTGCAAACCGCCCATAATCAGGCAGCACGCCATGCTGCCGATACGGAAAAAATGTTCCGCAACGGCTACAAAACGCTGGATGTCGCCCTCAAAGCCCATATCGCCGAAGGCCAAATGCAGGAAAACCTGATTTCGGCGCGGCTGGCAAGGGTGCAGATGCTGGTGTCGCTGTATAAGGCATTGGGCGGCGGCTGGTCGGCGAAATAG
- the rbbA gene encoding ribosome-associated ATPase/putative transporter RbbA, translating into MNTVSIQNLSHRYGKTLALDDVSLDIPKGATVGLIGPDGVGKSTLLSLMAGVKVIQDGRVEVLGGDMADKDVRRDLSHRIAFMPQGLGRNLYPTLSVYENIDFHARLFGLDGQERTRQIARLMEATRLAPFSGRAAGKLSGGMKQKLSLCCALVHSPDLLILDEPTTGVDPLSRRQFWALVDDLRREHAGMTVIVATAYIEEAQRFERLLAMDAGRLLENKPTAAVLADYGTDVLEEAYVKMLPPEKQQGSGGLDITPFVPDPDAPPAMEAHGLTKRFGDFTAVDHVSFTIQKGEIFGFLGSNGCGKSTTMKMLTGLLEATEGAATLLGKPIDAGGLDTKMRVGYMSQAFSLYEELSVRRNLDLHARLYQMGAKGAAAVEEALQQFDLADVADTAPASLPLGIRQRLQLAAACLHHPEVLILDEPTSGVDPAARDMFWRHLLKLSREDKITIFVSTHFMNEAARCDRISFMHKGRVLAVGTPAELAARQNAPDLEEAFVQYLIEAESDNGYSEQGGLGQNPTIPSDSASWVSTQPTATVEFSDDPEKHHPRPSETPSVTPDTQSFKYRFSMIWTFARREAKELLRDKIRLFFAVFGPLIIMASVSWGISFDVRNLKFAVYDRDQTAASRELVEYFDGSRYFLQQPPIQSEAEIDTVLKSSGAILVIDIPSGFGRDLARGLKPEVGFYVDGSMPFNATNIRGYIGSLITAYTKDRIAESGLPVSLKAPAGIEPRFMYNQDFDSINAIAPGVMMLVLMMIPAMMSAVGVVREREIGSIANFYASPAAVAQYLIGKQLPYIAVGMVNFAAMMLMIIYLFGVPLKGSFAGLAVGTLLMVSASTALGLLISCFVRSQLAAIFATAIITMIPAQTYSGFIYPLSTMEGGALIIGKTFPSSWYYTVSVGSFTKGLHTADLLHEYAAIAAFAATSLILACVLLKKQEK; encoded by the coding sequence ATGAACACCGTTTCTATCCAAAACCTTTCCCACCGCTACGGCAAGACCCTTGCGCTTGACGATGTGTCGCTGGACATTCCGAAAGGCGCGACGGTCGGTTTGATCGGGCCGGACGGGGTGGGCAAGTCGACGCTGCTCTCGCTGATGGCGGGTGTGAAGGTGATTCAGGACGGGCGGGTGGAAGTGTTGGGCGGTGATATGGCGGACAAGGACGTGCGGCGGGATTTGTCGCACCGCATCGCCTTTATGCCGCAGGGTTTGGGGCGCAACCTGTATCCTACCTTGTCGGTGTATGAGAATATCGATTTTCACGCGCGGCTGTTTGGTTTGGACGGGCAGGAACGCACGCGGCAGATTGCGCGGCTGATGGAGGCGACCCGCCTTGCGCCGTTTTCCGGCAGGGCGGCGGGCAAGCTATCGGGCGGGATGAAGCAGAAGCTGAGTTTGTGCTGCGCGCTGGTCCACAGTCCGGATTTGCTGATTCTAGACGAACCGACCACGGGCGTGGACCCTTTGTCGCGCCGCCAGTTTTGGGCGCTGGTGGACGATTTGCGGCGGGAACACGCGGGCATGACTGTGATTGTGGCGACCGCCTATATTGAAGAGGCGCAGCGTTTCGAGCGGCTGCTGGCGATGGACGCGGGCAGGCTGCTGGAAAACAAGCCGACCGCTGCCGTGCTGGCGGATTACGGCACTGACGTGTTGGAAGAGGCCTACGTCAAAATGCTGCCGCCGGAGAAGCAGCAGGGTTCGGGCGGTTTGGACATTACGCCGTTCGTCCCCGACCCCGATGCGCCGCCCGCGATGGAAGCGCACGGGCTGACCAAGCGTTTCGGCGATTTCACCGCCGTGGACCATGTCAGCTTCACCATTCAAAAAGGCGAGATTTTCGGCTTTCTCGGCAGCAACGGCTGCGGCAAATCCACCACCATGAAAATGCTGACCGGCCTATTGGAAGCGACAGAAGGCGCCGCCACGCTGTTGGGCAAGCCGATAGACGCGGGCGGCTTGGATACGAAAATGCGCGTCGGCTATATGTCGCAGGCGTTTTCGTTGTATGAAGAACTGAGCGTGCGCCGCAATCTGGATTTGCACGCCAGACTCTACCAGATGGGCGCTAAAGGTGCGGCGGCGGTGGAAGAAGCCCTGCAACAGTTTGATTTGGCGGACGTTGCCGACACCGCGCCCGCATCGTTGCCGCTGGGCATCCGCCAACGCCTGCAACTGGCCGCCGCCTGCCTGCACCACCCTGAAGTATTGATTTTGGACGAACCGACTTCGGGGGTCGATCCCGCTGCGCGCGATATGTTCTGGCGGCATCTTCTGAAACTCTCCCGCGAAGACAAAATCACCATCTTCGTTTCCACCCACTTTATGAACGAAGCCGCCCGCTGCGACCGCATTTCCTTTATGCACAAAGGCCGCGTGTTGGCGGTGGGCACGCCCGCCGAACTGGCGGCAAGGCAGAATGCGCCGGATTTGGAAGAAGCGTTTGTGCAGTATCTGATTGAGGCGGAATCGGATAACGGGTATTCCGAACAGGGTGGGTTGGGTCAAAACCCAACGATTCCTTCAGATTCGGCAAGTTGGGTCTCGACCCAACCTACGGCTACGGTCGAGTTTTCAGACGACCCTGAAAAACACCATCCGAGGCCGTCTGAAACCCCGTCCGTAACGCCCGACACCCAAAGCTTCAAATACCGCTTCTCCATGATTTGGACTTTCGCCCGCCGCGAAGCCAAAGAGCTCCTACGCGACAAAATCCGCCTGTTTTTCGCCGTGTTCGGTCCGCTGATTATCATGGCGTCGGTATCGTGGGGGATTTCGTTTGACGTGCGGAATCTGAAATTCGCCGTTTACGACCGCGACCAAACCGCCGCCAGCCGCGAGCTGGTTGAATATTTCGACGGTTCGCGCTACTTCCTCCAACAGCCGCCGATACAGTCCGAAGCCGAAATCGATACCGTGCTCAAAAGCTCCGGCGCCATATTGGTTATTGATATTCCTAGCGGTTTCGGGCGCGATTTGGCGCGCGGACTCAAACCTGAAGTCGGGTTCTATGTGGACGGCTCCATGCCGTTTAACGCCACCAATATCCGCGGCTACATCGGCAGCCTGATCACCGCCTACACCAAAGACCGCATCGCCGAAAGCGGGCTGCCTGTTTCGCTCAAAGCCCCCGCCGGCATCGAACCGCGCTTTATGTACAATCAGGATTTCGACAGCATCAACGCCATCGCCCCGGGCGTGATGATGCTGGTGTTGATGATGATCCCCGCTATGATGTCGGCGGTCGGCGTGGTGCGTGAACGCGAAATCGGTTCCATCGCCAATTTCTACGCATCGCCCGCCGCCGTGGCGCAATATCTGATTGGCAAACAACTCCCCTATATCGCCGTCGGCATGGTCAATTTTGCCGCCATGATGCTGATGATTATTTACCTGTTCGGCGTGCCGCTCAAAGGCTCGTTTGCCGGACTCGCCGTCGGCACGCTCTTGATGGTGTCCGCCAGCACCGCGCTGGGGCTTTTGATTTCCTGCTTTGTGCGCTCCCAGCTTGCCGCCATCTTCGCCACCGCCATCATCACTATGATCCCCGCGCAAACCTATTCCGGCTTTATCTACCCGCTGTCCACCATGGAAGGTGGCGCGCTGATTATCGGCAAAACCTTCCCGTCGTCGTGGTACTACACCGTCAGCGTCGGCAGCTTCACCAAAGGGCTGCACACCGCCGACCTGCTGCATGAATACGCCGCCATCGCCGCCTTTGCCGCCACCAGCCTGATTCTGGCGTGTGTGTTGTTGAAGAAGCAGGAGAAGTGA
- a CDS encoding HlyD family efflux transporter periplasmic adaptor subunit, with protein MKKVVSIAVIAALAAGGFWYYRQHHNGKLPEWIAQSNGRLELNRIDVASLYPGRVKAMPAEEGAEVKAGDVLAELSSETSGSRLEEAQAAEARQQEAVSRARAAEAQMKQTVARAQANVAASRQQQRVAKMELDNARKLFADQLVSQSEVTKRQADYERAAAAVKAAEAARDEAQATVAQSAAAQAEAKAAVAQAKAAVKSASFANDDMNIRAPISGRVEYKIAEVGNVVASGSKVVSLLDPNDVSMNIFLPTGSISRLKVNDDARIRLDGIDAVFPAKIQFIATDAQFTPKAVETIDERAKLMFKVKLRIPRETAAKYNRLLKGGMTGNGFVKTDGKAAWPSELAVKLPQ; from the coding sequence ATGAAAAAAGTTGTTTCAATCGCCGTTATTGCCGCCTTGGCTGCGGGCGGTTTCTGGTATTACCGTCAGCATCACAACGGCAAACTGCCGGAATGGATTGCGCAATCCAACGGGCGGCTGGAATTGAACCGCATCGATGTCGCCAGCCTGTATCCGGGGCGGGTGAAGGCCATGCCGGCGGAAGAGGGGGCGGAAGTGAAGGCAGGCGATGTGTTGGCGGAATTGTCTTCTGAAACCAGCGGCAGCCGTTTGGAAGAGGCGCAGGCGGCGGAGGCGCGGCAGCAGGAGGCGGTAAGCCGGGCGAGAGCCGCCGAAGCGCAGATGAAACAGACGGTTGCACGCGCACAGGCAAATGTGGCTGCAAGCAGGCAGCAGCAGCGCGTCGCTAAAATGGAGTTGGACAATGCGCGCAAATTGTTTGCCGACCAGTTGGTATCGCAATCGGAGGTAACCAAGCGCCAGGCGGATTACGAGCGTGCCGCCGCTGCGGTGAAGGCCGCCGAAGCGGCGCGGGACGAAGCGCAGGCTACCGTGGCACAGAGTGCTGCCGCCCAAGCCGAAGCCAAGGCGGCGGTGGCGCAGGCGAAGGCGGCGGTGAAATCGGCCTCATTCGCCAACGACGACATGAACATCCGTGCGCCGATAAGCGGCAGGGTGGAATACAAAATCGCGGAAGTCGGCAATGTGGTGGCATCCGGTTCGAAAGTGGTCAGCCTGCTTGATCCGAACGATGTTTCCATGAATATTTTTCTGCCGACCGGCAGCATAAGCCGTCTGAAAGTCAACGACGACGCACGCATCAGGCTGGACGGCATTGATGCCGTGTTCCCCGCCAAAATCCAATTCATCGCCACCGACGCGCAGTTCACGCCTAAGGCGGTGGAAACGATTGATGAACGCGCCAAGCTGATGTTTAAAGTGAAACTGCGAATCCCGCGTGAAACGGCGGCGAAGTATAACCGTCTGCTCAAAGGCGGCATGACCGGCAACGGCTTTGTCAAAACCGACGGCAAAGCGGCTTGGCCGTCCGAATTGGCAGTGAAGCTGCCGCAATAG
- a CDS encoding alpha/beta fold hydrolase yields the protein MPTIHYQGADLFYRTGGKSDAPAMLLLHGGLGSAQDFAAILPKLQRYFFVIEADTRGHGRSTRGTAVPTYAQIADDARHIVQALGLDEYHVFGFSDGGIAAYRLAARDERVQSVITVGASWHSRQLEPVREMFENLTPAFFRENMARQVAVYEALNPQPDLDTLTADLRRMWLDISASGYPNERIAAVKAPVLAVRGERDGLFSLSDLADLHSCLPEAHLMNIPFARHEAIKEQPEILWAAVKAFYVL from the coding sequence ATGCCGACCATCCATTATCAGGGTGCGGATTTGTTCTACCGCACCGGCGGCAAGTCCGACGCACCCGCCATGTTGCTGCTGCACGGCGGATTGGGTTCGGCGCAGGACTTTGCCGCCATACTGCCCAAATTGCAGCGATATTTTTTCGTGATTGAGGCCGATACGCGCGGACACGGCCGTTCCACGCGCGGCACGGCGGTGCCGACCTATGCCCAGATTGCCGACGACGCCCGACACATCGTGCAGGCGCTGGGTCTGGACGAATACCATGTGTTCGGCTTCAGCGACGGCGGTATCGCCGCCTACCGGCTGGCGGCGCGGGACGAACGGGTGCAGTCGGTCATTACCGTCGGCGCATCGTGGCACAGCCGCCAGCTTGAGCCGGTGCGCGAAATGTTCGAGAACCTGACCCCCGCGTTTTTCCGCGAAAACATGGCGCGGCAGGTGGCCGTTTATGAAGCGCTGAACCCGCAGCCCGACCTAGATACGCTCACCGCCGACCTGCGCCGCATGTGGCTGGACATATCGGCCAGCGGCTATCCGAACGAACGCATCGCCGCCGTCAAAGCGCCCGTGCTGGCCGTGCGCGGCGAACGCGATGGCCTGTTTTCACTGTCGGACTTGGCCGATTTGCATTCCTGCCTGCCCGAAGCGCATTTGATGAACATCCCCTTCGCGCGGCACGAAGCGATTAAAGAGCAGCCCGAAATCCTGTGGGCGGCGGTGAAGGCGTTTTATGTTTTGTAA
- a CDS encoding NAD(P)H-dependent oxidoreductase has translation MATTVIYAHPYEGSFNHAILQETQKLLAAKNEACRVIDLYAEGFNPVYSKEELALFNQGQALDPLVQKYQQMIKESRRLIFIFPIWWADMPAIVKGFLDKVLLKQFAYVESKTGLKGLLDIDEVLVVSTSTAPTFYLKYFCGNTVGKAMLGHTFKGVGAKRCKWVNCGRVNLAAQEKRQAFLSALAGVV, from the coding sequence ATGGCAACGACCGTTATTTACGCTCATCCTTACGAAGGCAGTTTCAACCATGCCATTCTGCAGGAAACGCAAAAGCTGCTGGCGGCTAAAAACGAAGCCTGCCGAGTCATCGATTTATACGCGGAAGGTTTCAACCCCGTTTACAGTAAAGAAGAGCTGGCTCTTTTCAACCAAGGGCAGGCGCTTGATCCGTTGGTACAGAAATACCAGCAGATGATTAAAGAAAGCCGCCGTCTGATTTTCATTTTCCCGATTTGGTGGGCGGATATGCCCGCTATCGTCAAAGGGTTTCTCGACAAAGTGCTGTTGAAACAGTTTGCCTATGTGGAAAGCAAAACAGGCCTTAAAGGGCTGTTGGATATTGACGAAGTGCTGGTTGTCAGCACTTCCACCGCACCGACTTTCTATTTGAAATATTTTTGCGGCAATACCGTGGGCAAGGCCATGCTCGGCCATACGTTTAAAGGTGTGGGTGCCAAACGCTGCAAATGGGTCAACTGCGGCCGCGTGAATCTGGCTGCACAGGAAAAACGGCAGGCGTTTTTATCGGCACTGGCAGGCGTGGTCTGA
- a CDS encoding GyrI-like domain-containing protein, with the protein MKYEWKKAQKACYNIKAVPTLTDVPAQSFIMIDGEGNPNAPDFSERVSALYALAYAVKMDYKKASAGCEIDDFTVYPLEGIWRRKTQGTLVKEDLVYTIMIGQPDFITAEMVASALEKVRVKKPNPLYDEIRFERMAEGKCVSILHQGAFDDEPASFAKLDGFCNEKGLKRNSDYHREIYLNNLNRTAVEKLKTILRYTVE; encoded by the coding sequence ATGAAATACGAATGGAAAAAAGCCCAAAAAGCTTGTTACAACATCAAAGCGGTTCCGACTTTGACGGATGTTCCCGCGCAGTCCTTCATCATGATAGACGGAGAGGGAAATCCCAATGCTCCCGATTTTTCGGAACGGGTCTCGGCCCTTTATGCCTTGGCTTACGCCGTCAAAATGGATTACAAGAAAGCATCAGCCGGTTGCGAAATCGATGATTTCACCGTTTATCCTTTGGAAGGGATTTGGCGTCGGAAAACGCAGGGAACCTTAGTAAAAGAAGACTTGGTTTATACCATTATGATAGGCCAGCCTGATTTTATTACTGCAGAAATGGTAGCTTCGGCATTGGAAAAGGTCAGGGTCAAAAAGCCGAATCCGCTTTACGACGAAATACGGTTTGAACGGATGGCCGAAGGCAAATGCGTGAGCATCCTGCATCAGGGCGCGTTTGACGACGAACCCGCCTCTTTTGCCAAATTGGACGGTTTCTGCAATGAGAAAGGCTTGAAACGCAACAGCGATTACCATCGGGAAATTTATCTTAACAACCTGAACCGCACCGCCGTGGAAAAGCTCAAAACGATTTTGCGTTACACGGTAGAGTAA
- a CDS encoding aspartate/glutamate racemase family protein: MKTIGIIGGMSPESTVLYYQIINRETNRRLGGNRSAKILLDSVDFEEIVRLQKSGDWAAAGNVLAQSARKLEAGGADFLLLATNTMHKVAPAIEQAAGIPLLHVVDATAAAIKRQGLSAVGLLGTRFTMSDGFYTERMGSQGVQTIAPTAAEQDEIHRIIFDELCLNRIRPESARYFYDVIGRLKNEGAQGVILGCTEICLLVNETDSPLPVFDSTAIHALSAVDAALAE, encoded by the coding sequence ATGAAAACCATAGGCATCATCGGCGGCATGAGTCCCGAAAGCACCGTACTCTACTACCAAATCATCAACCGCGAAACCAACCGCCGTTTGGGCGGCAACCGCAGTGCCAAAATCCTGCTCGACAGCGTGGATTTTGAAGAAATCGTCCGTTTGCAGAAAAGCGGCGACTGGGCGGCGGCAGGAAACGTGTTGGCGCAAAGCGCGCGGAAGCTCGAAGCGGGCGGTGCGGATTTTTTGCTGCTCGCCACCAACACCATGCACAAAGTCGCCCCCGCCATCGAACAGGCGGCCGGCATCCCCTTGCTGCACGTCGTCGATGCCACCGCCGCAGCCATCAAACGGCAGGGCTTGTCTGCCGTCGGCCTGCTCGGCACGCGCTTTACCATGAGCGACGGTTTTTATACGGAGCGCATGGGTTCGCAGGGTGTACAAACCATAGCTCCGACCGCCGCAGAACAAGACGAAATCCACCGCATTATTTTTGACGAACTGTGCCTGAACCGCATCCGCCCCGAATCCGCTCGCTACTTTTACGACGTGATAGGCCGTCTGAAAAACGAAGGCGCGCAGGGCGTGATACTCGGCTGCACCGAAATCTGCCTGCTTGTGAACGAAACCGACAGCCCGCTGCCCGTGTTCGACAGCACCGCCATCCATGCGCTCTCGGCAGTGGATGCGGCGCTGGCGGAATAA
- a CDS encoding MmcQ/YjbR family DNA-binding protein, producing the protein MNRATLFDGLAERYGVAAEYPWAKSPDFAVFRHTGNRKWFCLYMPVPSEKLGMGEGGLTEIVNVKCRPEHIGAWRATAGILPAYHMNKEHWLSIVLAQTPAENVWRLIDDSFVLTR; encoded by the coding sequence ATGAACCGAGCAACCCTGTTTGACGGACTGGCCGAACGTTACGGCGTGGCGGCGGAATATCCGTGGGCGAAATCTCCCGACTTTGCCGTGTTCCGCCACACGGGCAACCGCAAATGGTTCTGCCTGTATATGCCCGTGCCGTCTGAAAAACTGGGCATGGGCGAGGGTGGTCTGACGGAAATCGTCAACGTCAAATGCCGCCCCGAACACATCGGCGCATGGCGCGCAACGGCAGGCATCTTGCCGGCCTACCACATGAACAAAGAACACTGGTTGAGTATCGTATTGGCGCAAACGCCCGCAGAAAACGTGTGGCGGCTGATAGACGACAGCTTCGTGCTGACGCGCTAG